Proteins encoded within one genomic window of Nitrospira sp.:
- a CDS encoding multicopper oxidase domain-containing protein: MRSSHFQQKRRLKRAGALRQLFSLVLTSGLAITPMAWAAEHHGHQGSAEQASAKKVIYREGGAVLHDRMMDEIKRQQEFIGKKGGYSTGANGHMMQQGVLLVADDPDKVSVTNGQRCPANAPVKEYHVSAINVEVTLSRFLDYFPGYMYVLNENLDKARAEETANKEAREKENDPGAVSNGLQGDVIQPLVIRANQGDCLKMTLHNRIADEPTNLVINGSSMVVSSTGKPATPSNPDTTVAAGKEQSFEWYIKPDTQEGARFLRSHASREQFNLGLIGMLVVEPRGSRYLSPFDGKPMASGWEAMIEDPNGADFREFAIFYHEAGDEAFRILNKKGEMLPQRDPHTDSYRPGARLLNYRSEPHGTRIELQAHMGFYGDESMAYGSYTFGDPATTIPRSYMGDPAKFRMAGGSEIVHSHHLHGGSIRWARQPGNSNLDFAASSNGPVKFPLISDTSDRLDVQSIGPTEIYDQVIEGGSGGLQALAGEFVFHCHIPQHYVTGMWGFWRVYNTLQTPGFQTDVMKPLVELPDRAGRMRAGVASDKLVGTMVDWYGGKKFEITKDKTDWKANPAKVSIKDWVEMQVPPQGKPGHKNTEKEQTLAYDSTVNDWAWDGSKALSEPETSYEWVNYKSTTPGKRQDILFDPRSGKLSWPWLRPHLGRRVPFSPSHSGAPWLEPIHRRDDGSNSTEPPRPGEQGPWSLCPEGAPVKKFNIHAITLPITLKAATAKTPAIVDPDGLLYVLHEEEAEVRKNRAKQFPLVIRGNVQDCVDVVYKSELKDDARQGFSSKTNLHPHMFQFDTQASDGPIIGFSYEMSLRPFTILKNEHPGKGMPVPMNTTIEADAAKGATSIKVKDASKFHVKTELGVGMDEVNGFESARISKIQGNTITFERPLLHAHKKGEIASVEWIRERWYVDADFGTTFWHDHVYGLDSWGHGQYASFITEPPRSTYHDPVTGKEIRSGPVADIHTTEPVSAHIKGSFREIVTHVMDSNPRAAELITADNPQARVNAISVDGTPSAVYPAKLNLSPMKFLNGGEATTGGGYNMRVEPLSVRLANNPDPSQLFSSRIHGDPDTLMLRAYLGDPVVVRLLETSANEVHSWHISGHWFPMERYSKNSIPRSSLHVVIGERYDAAIPAAGGPQQMAGDYLYYSGRASHFVEGSWGIVRVLDKADATLKPLPGRSEIPQSAKSVCPADAPVKSFNVSAIDKAIRYNKGTPGTMEVDLERKMVLGNESGKMYVLEGEKTKVASGNLEPSPLTLHVNVGDCIKVNLKNEMAKDRAGFHVDNLAYDPKESMGINAGNNPGDQTVAPGQSKTYTFYAHPEFGENSALIQDWGNVIENPRNGLFGAVIIGPKGSQYRDPVTGEDVGQKSSWRADVMVDRTVSGNEKRQNYRSFALLFQDEDNIIGTSFMPYIQKVAGVTAVNYRSEPTDYRTEKGCAYSEVLACVKTGDQPVTPTIAAHVGDSVVIHVLGAFSEQVQLFSVSGHEWKHEPYINGADLVSTMEFGGSEVINAWLHGGAGGPNGIPGDYLWLNQRPGYLDAGHWGMLKVLDRDSRAILPLSGKAPATQHAEGKSSAKSLPVSMKAKAK, from the coding sequence ATGAGGTCTAGCCATTTTCAACAAAAGAGGAGGCTGAAGAGAGCTGGCGCATTGCGACAGCTTTTCAGCCTGGTGTTAACGAGCGGTCTCGCCATCACACCGATGGCATGGGCTGCTGAGCATCATGGTCACCAGGGCAGCGCGGAGCAAGCGTCTGCGAAAAAGGTGATCTATCGTGAGGGTGGGGCAGTCCTTCACGACCGCATGATGGACGAAATCAAGCGGCAGCAGGAATTCATCGGCAAAAAGGGTGGCTATAGCACCGGTGCCAATGGCCACATGATGCAACAGGGTGTGCTGTTGGTGGCGGATGATCCGGACAAAGTCTCGGTCACCAACGGGCAGCGATGCCCGGCAAATGCGCCAGTCAAGGAATACCACGTTTCGGCGATTAATGTTGAAGTCACGCTGAGTCGGTTCCTTGATTACTTTCCAGGGTATATGTATGTCCTGAACGAAAACCTGGACAAGGCGAGGGCCGAGGAAACGGCCAACAAAGAGGCGCGGGAGAAGGAGAATGATCCCGGGGCTGTGTCGAACGGGTTGCAGGGTGACGTGATCCAACCGCTGGTCATCCGGGCGAATCAGGGTGATTGCCTCAAGATGACGCTCCACAACCGGATCGCTGATGAGCCGACGAACCTCGTCATCAACGGTTCGTCGATGGTGGTTTCTTCCACCGGCAAGCCGGCGACTCCGTCGAATCCGGATACGACCGTGGCGGCGGGGAAAGAACAGAGTTTTGAATGGTACATTAAGCCGGACACACAAGAGGGCGCACGGTTTCTCCGGTCGCATGCCTCACGCGAACAGTTCAATCTCGGGTTGATCGGCATGTTGGTCGTTGAGCCACGAGGCTCACGGTATCTCAGCCCGTTCGATGGGAAGCCGATGGCCAGCGGCTGGGAGGCCATGATTGAAGATCCGAACGGGGCGGACTTCCGCGAATTCGCGATTTTCTATCATGAGGCAGGAGATGAAGCGTTTCGCATCTTGAACAAGAAGGGCGAGATGTTGCCGCAGCGCGATCCTCACACCGACTCGTATCGGCCGGGAGCGCGTTTGTTGAACTATCGCAGTGAGCCACACGGCACACGTATCGAGCTCCAGGCGCACATGGGGTTCTATGGCGATGAGTCCATGGCCTATGGCTCGTATACCTTCGGCGATCCAGCCACAACCATCCCCCGCTCCTACATGGGCGATCCGGCTAAGTTCCGGATGGCGGGTGGGTCGGAAATCGTGCATTCACACCACCTGCACGGGGGGTCTATCCGCTGGGCACGCCAACCGGGGAACAGCAACCTGGACTTCGCGGCCTCCAGTAATGGCCCGGTGAAGTTCCCGCTCATCAGCGATACCTCTGATCGTCTCGACGTGCAGTCCATTGGGCCGACGGAGATTTATGATCAGGTCATCGAGGGCGGTTCAGGAGGGTTGCAGGCATTGGCTGGCGAGTTTGTGTTCCACTGCCACATCCCACAGCACTATGTCACGGGCATGTGGGGATTCTGGCGGGTGTACAACACCCTGCAGACGCCGGGGTTCCAGACCGATGTGATGAAACCCCTGGTTGAGTTGCCGGATCGCGCCGGTCGTATGAGGGCCGGTGTCGCGAGCGATAAGCTCGTGGGGACGATGGTCGATTGGTATGGTGGCAAGAAATTCGAGATTACCAAGGACAAGACGGATTGGAAAGCCAATCCGGCCAAGGTCTCCATCAAGGATTGGGTTGAGATGCAGGTGCCGCCGCAGGGCAAACCAGGACATAAGAACACGGAAAAGGAGCAGACTCTGGCCTATGACTCGACGGTCAATGACTGGGCCTGGGACGGATCCAAGGCCCTCTCGGAACCTGAAACGTCGTACGAATGGGTGAACTATAAGTCGACGACTCCCGGAAAGCGGCAGGATATTCTCTTCGATCCGCGAAGCGGAAAACTGTCGTGGCCGTGGCTGCGTCCGCATCTCGGCAGACGAGTACCGTTCTCGCCGAGCCACAGCGGTGCGCCCTGGTTGGAGCCGATTCATCGGCGGGATGACGGCAGCAACTCGACCGAGCCGCCGAGGCCGGGAGAGCAGGGACCATGGAGCCTCTGTCCGGAAGGGGCGCCGGTCAAGAAATTCAATATCCATGCGATCACCTTGCCGATTACCCTGAAGGCAGCGACGGCCAAGACGCCGGCGATCGTCGATCCGGACGGCTTACTCTATGTGTTGCATGAAGAGGAAGCTGAGGTCCGGAAGAATCGAGCGAAGCAGTTTCCGTTGGTCATTCGCGGAAACGTGCAGGACTGTGTCGACGTCGTCTATAAGAGCGAACTGAAAGATGATGCACGGCAGGGGTTCTCCAGCAAGACGAACCTGCATCCGCACATGTTCCAGTTCGACACACAAGCCTCCGATGGTCCTATCATCGGCTTCTCGTATGAGATGTCGCTCCGTCCGTTCACAATCTTGAAGAACGAGCACCCTGGTAAGGGTATGCCGGTCCCGATGAACACCACGATCGAGGCCGATGCCGCCAAGGGGGCGACCAGCATCAAGGTCAAGGATGCGTCAAAGTTCCACGTCAAGACAGAGCTGGGCGTGGGGATGGATGAAGTGAATGGATTCGAGTCAGCTCGTATCAGCAAGATCCAGGGCAATACGATTACCTTTGAGCGGCCGTTGTTGCATGCGCACAAGAAGGGTGAGATTGCCTCGGTCGAGTGGATCCGCGAGCGCTGGTATGTGGACGCTGATTTCGGTACCACGTTCTGGCATGACCATGTGTATGGACTCGATTCGTGGGGGCATGGGCAGTATGCCTCATTCATCACGGAGCCGCCGCGATCGACCTATCATGATCCAGTCACGGGTAAGGAAATCAGAAGCGGCCCTGTTGCGGATATTCACACGACCGAACCAGTGTCCGCTCATATCAAGGGGTCTTTCCGTGAGATCGTGACACATGTCATGGATTCCAACCCTCGGGCGGCGGAATTAATTACGGCCGACAATCCACAAGCGAGGGTCAATGCCATTTCCGTCGATGGGACACCGTCGGCGGTCTATCCAGCTAAATTGAACCTCTCGCCGATGAAGTTCTTGAACGGCGGGGAAGCAACGACCGGTGGCGGGTACAATATGCGGGTAGAGCCCTTGTCTGTCCGCTTAGCCAACAACCCCGATCCGTCGCAGTTGTTCAGCAGCCGGATTCATGGAGATCCGGATACGCTGATGCTGCGGGCTTATCTGGGTGATCCAGTGGTGGTCAGATTGCTGGAAACGTCAGCCAACGAAGTGCATTCCTGGCACATCAGCGGTCACTGGTTCCCGATGGAGCGGTATAGCAAGAACTCCATCCCGCGCAGCTCGCTGCACGTGGTGATCGGGGAACGGTACGATGCAGCCATTCCGGCCGCCGGCGGACCGCAACAGATGGCGGGCGACTACCTGTACTATAGTGGTCGGGCCTCGCATTTCGTCGAAGGCAGCTGGGGAATCGTCCGAGTTCTGGACAAGGCGGATGCGACACTCAAGCCGCTCCCGGGGCGCAGTGAGATTCCGCAGTCGGCCAAGTCGGTCTGTCCGGCTGATGCACCAGTGAAGAGCTTCAACGTCTCGGCCATCGACAAGGCGATCCGCTACAACAAGGGGACGCCCGGGACGATGGAAGTCGACCTGGAGCGTAAAATGGTGCTGGGGAACGAAAGCGGGAAGATGTACGTGCTCGAAGGCGAAAAGACCAAAGTCGCGTCGGGCAACCTTGAGCCAAGCCCATTGACGCTCCACGTGAACGTCGGTGACTGCATCAAGGTCAATCTGAAGAACGAGATGGCCAAAGACCGCGCAGGGTTCCACGTGGATAATCTCGCCTATGATCCGAAGGAGTCCATGGGCATCAATGCGGGCAACAATCCCGGCGATCAGACGGTCGCGCCGGGGCAGAGTAAGACCTATACGTTCTACGCTCATCCGGAGTTCGGGGAGAACTCGGCTCTGATTCAGGACTGGGGGAACGTGATCGAGAATCCGCGGAACGGACTCTTTGGTGCCGTCATCATCGGTCCGAAGGGATCGCAGTATCGCGATCCGGTGACCGGCGAGGATGTGGGCCAGAAGAGCTCGTGGAGAGCGGATGTGATGGTCGATCGGACGGTGTCAGGAAACGAAAAGCGGCAGAACTACCGCTCGTTTGCGCTCCTGTTCCAGGACGAAGATAATATCATCGGGACCAGCTTTATGCCGTACATCCAAAAGGTGGCCGGTGTGACGGCGGTGAACTATCGGTCGGAGCCGACCGATTACCGTACCGAGAAGGGCTGTGCCTACAGTGAAGTGTTAGCCTGTGTAAAGACGGGTGACCAGCCGGTGACGCCGACGATCGCCGCGCACGTCGGAGATTCGGTTGTCATTCATGTGCTGGGTGCCTTCAGTGAACAGGTGCAACTCTTCAGTGTGTCGGGTCATGAATGGAAGCATGAACCGTACATCAACGGGGCGGACCTCGTGAGCACCATGGAGTTCGGTGGGTCCGAAGTCATCAATGCCTGGCTGCACGGCGGAGCCGGCGGACCGAACGGGATTCCCGGTGACTATCTCTGGCTGAACCAGCGTCCGGGCTATCTTGATGCCGGACATTGGGGAATGCTGAAGGTCCTGGACCGAGACAGTCGTGCGATCCTACCGCTGAGCGGCAAGGCTCCGGCTACACAACATGCCGAGGGTAAGTCTTCAGCAAAGTCCCTCCCGGTGTCTATGAAGGCGAAAGCCAAGTAG
- a CDS encoding SUMF1/EgtB/PvdO family nonheme iron enzyme produces MGLAIADFSLLTLAVLITLLLNPTAGKAWETSPDEHIAALARSSPMTTVPEGHFLMGTAKAGQDLFSLDLPYDDTEQPQRLVWLDQFAIDRDEISLGEFLRWLHRLHRPISRDLHKLIEHMITVHAVQPETLTRWPALYVTWAEASDFCRSQGKRLPSEAEWEKAARGDKGNLFPWGPKPPAPGLAMFGQYHVHEIPIVASVESGEEGRSPYGLHHMAGNAAEWVDDWFGIDYYATMPDRNPHGVKHGRYKVVRGGSWKSAPTLLRTATRSGASPEQRAATIGFRCAKSVRQ; encoded by the coding sequence ATGGGACTTGCCATTGCTGATTTCAGTCTTCTCACTCTTGCAGTACTCATAACATTATTATTGAATCCAACGGCTGGAAAGGCATGGGAAACATCGCCTGATGAACACATCGCGGCACTGGCTCGCAGTTCTCCCATGACCACCGTCCCTGAGGGTCATTTTTTGATGGGAACGGCGAAGGCCGGCCAAGACCTGTTCAGCCTAGATCTCCCGTACGATGACACAGAACAGCCGCAGCGCCTGGTCTGGCTTGACCAGTTTGCAATCGATCGCGATGAGATCAGTCTTGGCGAATTCCTACGCTGGCTCCACCGGCTGCACCGTCCCATTTCTCGCGACTTGCATAAATTGATCGAGCACATGATCACCGTCCATGCCGTACAGCCTGAGACACTAACCCGCTGGCCTGCTCTCTATGTCACCTGGGCTGAGGCGTCCGATTTTTGCCGCAGCCAGGGCAAACGTCTCCCGAGCGAGGCGGAATGGGAAAAAGCCGCCCGAGGCGACAAAGGCAACCTCTTTCCCTGGGGGCCGAAACCTCCCGCTCCTGGCTTGGCCATGTTCGGCCAGTACCATGTGCATGAGATTCCTATCGTCGCATCAGTGGAAAGTGGTGAAGAGGGACGAAGTCCCTATGGCCTGCATCACATGGCGGGCAATGCCGCCGAGTGGGTCGACGATTGGTTTGGGATCGACTACTATGCAACCATGCCTGACCGTAACCCACATGGAGTGAAGCATGGCCGTTACAAAGTTGTGCGAGGAGGGTCATGGAAGAGCGCTCCGACGTTGCTGCGAACCGCAACCAGAAGCGGGGCGTCGCCGGAACAGCGCGCCGCCACCATTGGGTTTCGCTGCGCCAAATCTGTCCGCCAATGA
- a CDS encoding carboxypeptidase regulatory-like domain-containing protein, whose amino-acid sequence MKRIISAGLCLAICAYMVIVVGFQTDAWAYESGTVINGATVQGKITFTGTVPEPKAFELRRYYDREYCATLSDGKGHRFLKEVNVGQDGGLKDVVVVIEGVEKGKPFAFADAEVEASLCQFLPFVTVVSDKRRVTVFNRDPVSHDIQGYAYDQSGVDIVLHRPALHVSGTTDMVQLVKGRKVFTMQCGMHPYMQNWGYAIDNPYYAVTGPNGAFTIGDLPVGTYRIKAWHPILGIQEREITVKPNEAFTVDFLFETGQPVK is encoded by the coding sequence ATGAAACGAATTATCTCGGCGGGGCTCTGTCTCGCAATTTGTGCGTACATGGTCATAGTGGTCGGGTTTCAAACGGATGCCTGGGCGTATGAGTCAGGGACCGTGATAAATGGGGCAACAGTGCAAGGCAAGATCACGTTTACGGGAACCGTGCCGGAGCCGAAAGCCTTCGAGCTACGTCGCTACTATGACCGCGAGTATTGCGCGACTCTTTCAGACGGAAAGGGACATCGCTTCCTGAAAGAAGTCAATGTCGGCCAGGATGGTGGTCTCAAGGATGTCGTGGTCGTCATCGAGGGCGTCGAGAAAGGCAAGCCGTTTGCCTTTGCCGATGCCGAAGTGGAAGCGAGTCTCTGCCAGTTCCTGCCGTTTGTCACCGTGGTCAGCGACAAGCGTCGGGTTACGGTGTTTAATCGAGATCCGGTGTCCCATGACATCCAAGGGTATGCGTACGATCAATCCGGGGTGGATATCGTCCTTCATCGGCCGGCGTTGCATGTGAGTGGAACAACCGACATGGTTCAGCTGGTCAAGGGGAGGAAGGTGTTCACGATGCAGTGCGGCATGCATCCCTACATGCAAAATTGGGGATATGCCATCGATAATCCCTACTATGCCGTGACTGGTCCTAATGGGGCGTTCACGATCGGCGATCTTCCGGTTGGGACCTATCGTATCAAGGCTTGGCATCCAATTCTTGGGATCCAAGAGCGTGAGATCACGGTAAAACCCAATGAGGCATTCACCGTCGATTTTCTCTTCGAGACGGGCCAGCCGGTGAAGTGA